A segment of the Panicum hallii strain FIL2 chromosome 1, PHallii_v3.1, whole genome shotgun sequence genome:
ctcctccgttggatcaatgctgcagatggAAAAGGAAGACAGTAACGATCGGCCGTTCCacgcatcccattattttccaagtttttacaaaaagaataaggccggctgccaGCACTGGCCATACCATAACAACTATGTAGAACACTTGACCTCACAAAttcaattttttggggccgattgcaggaatcggcctctaTGGCTTTGCTGCAACGTCTCGCTCCTTGTGGCCCCTttattctgtaaggccggtggataagaccagccttactccgttttttgtagcctcgatgcggtcacACCCTTCTAGGCTCATCCCTAAAattggctcttgatcttctgcatcccagatgctcatggcagcatgcgaaatttcgatcgagtcgtctgcctggaccacttccacctcgtctccatcccactggatcaaacattgatgcattatggaggggatgcaacagttggtgtgaatccagtccctgccaagtaaaacattgtaggtccttttgctgttgacgacgaagaacgaagttgggacggtcttgtttccaatggtgagatccacactgaggacgccctgagcttctgaagtctacccattaaagtcactcagcgtgacgttggtcttgattagatctccggtggaccgccccaaacggcgcagaactgagtacggcatgatgttaactgccgctcctgtatccaccagcattttattaacaggctgaccattaatataccctttaagatacaaggccttcaggtgcttgtagttcttggcTTCTGGCTTTTCAAATATCACCgcccgtggtcccaaatcaagctgggctaccaaCGGCTCCTCCTGGGTCtgagcatggaactctgcaggaagtacaaaaaccatgtgtgcatcagccgataccttcttatcggcttttgttgacttgggccgccattcctttcTGGGTGGGTGCGACtctttttcctgcacataatggacttgttctACCAGATCTGGTTGCGCtttccttaaagtctcgatgtacttggcctcggcctcctccaagctacgcagccgctgaaccctgcgcttctgggaacgattaagtccattggggcaccaacgtggatcatgatacctatcttcttcttcatcttcctttcgtggtgaccgaacccgctcttgctgggttggagcaggtcctagccgccggaaaactgaatcccttgcttctgacttcattggtccacactctgggcaatccctgacaGTAGGCagtcggctcatacctgaatcccaacagtacctgaagaacgggcagtgccaatgatcacagGCATCTTCGTGCTTCTTCAAGCGTTTTCTGGTGCGacgctcatattcttcttcctcagattcctgctggaggcgctgctggtattggtattcatatttcctgagaagatcagaggaagttggccgttgattccttacataccttacttgtctCTCTGTGACatactctttcttctctttttggggctgatcgctgggatcagcctctcTGTTCTTGCCCTGGCGGCGTGATGTCACCctcgccatgttgatgccaagcgcAAAATCCAATTGTCGCCTTGCAGAGCGGTCgtaattttccaccatgttgacaccagggaacggttgagtgtcgactttcatggcggtctggcctaggatcaatcggccctgctcaatagccgattggatttgccgacgaagctccttgcaatcactggtgctgtgggtaaaagaatcatgccatttacaatatgatcttccttttaactcctgcgccgtgggaggcttgtatccttctggaaacttcaactgcttttcttttaataacaagtcaaaaatttgttcgactttactcacatcaaaatcgTACCCCTTTGCCGGCCcagtttgctttacccacttgcatgGTATGGGATTTGCACCACAagcccattctgcaactgatacttccatttcttccccggagtcatcggcttcttctgtatcagcttgcgctacttggcgcttaaatttttcttggtacagctcagggtgacgctgctcatgcgtcgtcaacttttggactagatgcgccaaggaagtgaactccaattgaaaagccagatctctgatcggcttcagtAATCCCAATGACGCCAACTcgacagcttccttttctgagatccgtgttgaataacacctgttcttcatctccctgaagcgtcgaacgaactctgccacggtttctccacgcttctgtcggagctgtGCCAGATCAGCAATTcccgcctctgcagcttctgaatggtactgaatatggaattgttcttccagctgcttctaGGTTCGGAtcgagtcaggacctaatgacgtataccatccaaaggccggtcctgtgagcgactggagaagaaccttactcgcaacggatctgatacagagatcatacccaactgtgccaaatatcggctcacatgttcgatagaactagaaccttctactccactgaacttgggcggcaatggaattagatcgtagtcacttggatacggcttagtatagccgatcgctctcctctttggtaatatgccaaactgatccctcagaatggcgctgatttgctccgctgtttgtaatccaggggccgagtgcatactgtcatgactcggcccggtagcataagttgctagccacgcttgcttgTCTGCGTCGGCTCCAAAAACCCCTCCAACTACTTTTTGTGCGGAatgtaccgggttattgctgtccggtatgtatgcacacatgtagccatgtgggatttccttgggtggctcgttgaagaactggtgatccatgggatcacctcccactttataaaccacataagctggagcgccATGTGATTCTGTAGCTGCAagtgcataaggcaatggaggtctggtctggaacggcaattctcccttatgacttcccaaagtaggcccagttggagaatgctgatgcttcataatttcttggaccactcgcaaagctacacgctcaaaagcgttgaccaaactttcagaatgccggtgcaatgaatgagccaccgcataatttacctcctgccgcaaagctctggtacgatcttcagaaggggtagatagatctactccatcaagagcaccctcaggtgaaaaccctctccacctgacaccgtggttgcgagtcctttcaaaagagccgatgaggtcaGCTTCAAATTGAGCCTTGATTTTGTCGTATCTTTGCTTATGCTCGGCAGAGAGCTCTTCATAAGTGATTGGATCGTCTCTTGCCATTCTACCGTCCGCGGTTGACGCAGTCAATCggtgatgatgaagtcgatgaagatggtgatgacgaAGTTGATGAAGATAGTGATGacaaagtcgatgaagatggtcccactgggcgtgccagaatgtgttgtcggccaAAACCCACTGGCgggcagtgacaggcaacacgaggagccgagaggcttccgggacggctggtgggccccggtccctcggtcaacggcccagtgatctggcgcgcaccctggcttgaagtcgctaggcgtgccacctgatcctgcacctaatcaggaaggtgtgacgtgtcaaactcctgcgtgcacaaacatgtgtaaagattagtccgagccgtggtcGGCTCATTacttcctccccggtatcggctatagagagccgattgcatcaataccggatcggatctttggaacaggcaacatgcaacgtatatatatatatttaaatgaGCCTTGCTTCATAAAATCCAacccacgataactaagccctcactgcacgatcggaacatcctacacgtgattgagcctaacagatacacgaaagcatcggaacaaacaatctaaacagagattaaagaaacaaccgaaaagccgattcctagagcaacccCTGTTCAAGCTACAAGCCGATACTAACGCGTCCTGTCGGAACATTCAACtcatttgcaaggcctaatcatgcacatatcgaaccaagcttctaaataaacagaaactagccataacagatcggatctactgataaagacgaAACAAGATACAATCATCGCATTCGTGATCGAACACGATGATCAAGCAcacgagagcaacgaacaaagcgtGATTAAGATGCAAAAGAATAACATCACTCTATGCGTGCTAGGATAACTAATGCCACTCGCCATCCAcgaggcttcagaacgagcaacatatgaacaaacgagcaagggtaataCTACCCCGATAACGCAAAGCATGATCGgtgccgcatggcacttacccgatgaaaaccctaaaacaggggaggcgatgcgccgagagttgttgatgaatgattctctccttcttgtttattcatgatacatatttatagtccgtagacttgtcctctttaactaaccctaaccaaacacgacacgaatcttaactgcctgTATCTAAATTACACGGCTTTTCTGGCCCCATTCTCCTgtacagggtccgattcgcaagtttATCGTGACTcccttccaagcccatcttgctccatggcccacttctggcccggtcagattatggcgataacatgTAGATATGATCCTAGGTAAGGCggcttcctcattagggagggttatgaccattgcggcctgaaaccttagcggaccgttaCAAGTTAgcgaatctttgtaaaggcctcgtagtgaatccctccCATTcgccttggaagtgtttaagggtcttgcaaacccggacatcaagggaaacacaaaTTGTgtgtaaagtgtacaacctttgtagagtgaaaactgatatatcagctgtacTTActgttaagagcggcttggaccctcacatgataattgaacataaagatgatctaaattgatattctttatttatttattattgTTATCTTATATCTtctatttatttaagggttggtatatgcttacacttagttaatgcttgctaaataaaacttaaTCAACTaaaaaaatgcttatcgcaatCAAATCATGTCAGCTTTTctttgattttggccttgcatatcatataatttactccacttgctgagtaccaaccataagtgtacttacGCTtattttattaaaaccaatgctgctcagaacgaGATAATTGTCCGGAATTCCTTGAAGATTTCAAacagtactaggcgtatgtctcccagtcatctatctgtaaagttgaagtccgctgctagttataaacgtttatttattcgcttaaaaTTAAGACTtttggtcatgtaataaagtactataataCTCTCTTTTGTTATGATATTATTTCGGATATATacttgtattgtctatcatatgtatggaacttgatcctggcgtacatatgagatgcattcagtTCCATtttcaaaaccgggtgtgacatgcaAGAAGCAAATAAGCTGTAATACTCATAAAAGTTACGTTTTCGATTGAATCATTTTGTGCTAATTCTATCTGATAAAGCATTCATGAACTGTTTTGTGCTTACACTTGCCTGCTCTATTGCTTCGAAGTTTGCTTGTTTTCGTTGCTGATCGAAGATTTCTCCATGTTCTGCCTGCTTCTACTGGATCTGTTTGTCTCATTGCAGGCATTGCCCTAATTGGTATGATTCAGCATCCAAACAATCACTTCACTCCATACCCGCATACAGGCTTAACCCCTCTCACATTTACTCCTATTAGAGGCTGGTTTAATCCTTTATCTAAAATTTTTTTTACTCTCGTAATATGATGGCAATTGGCAAATCCGTTACCACCCGCAGTGCAAAGCCTACCTACCGACAGCGGAAAAGACATACCACTCCGCAATGTCCGCAGAGTATGGGTCAATGGACTTTATTTTCTCATCAATACAGCGCCAGTGCACTGGTTTCTCACCATTCTGCTGCGTGCACGTTCTCCCACATGCTTTACGGATCGCAACAATCTCTTCACTCATCTTTGTCTGGTTCGATCGTCCAACACCAACCACCCATATCTAGTCGCTCTCCGTCATCCATCCTCCATCCAATCCAAGCGAACAGAGCTGAGCAAGCGGGAAGCAGCGTGCCAGCGTGGGCAATGGCGGCGACGCTCCAGCCAGTGCTGCCCTGCTTCATGCTCCTGCTGCTCCTCACTGCCGGCGCCGCGGGGGCCGGGCGCCACGCCGGCGGCCGGACGCTGGTCTTCATCCTGGCGGGGCAGTCCAACAtgagcggccgcggcggcgccactAGCGGCACCTGGGACTGCGTCGTGCCACCCGAGtgcgcgccgtcgccgcgcaTCCTCCGCCTCTCCCCCGCGCTCCGCTGGGAGGAGGCGCGCGAGCCGCTGCACGCCGGCATCGACGTCGGCAACGTCCTCGGCGTCGGGCCCGGCATGCCCTTCGCCCACGCCGTCCTCGCCGCCAGCGGCAAGGTTGTCCCGGCTGTGGGGCTCGTTCCCTGCGCGCAGGGCGGCACGCCCCTCGCCAACTGGACGCGGGGCACGGAGCTGTACGACCGGATGGTGACGCGCGCCAGGGCGGCCCTGGCCAAGTGCGGCGGGGCGGGCGAGCTGGCTGCCATGCTGTGGTACCAGGGGGAGACCGACGCCATGAAGAAAGAGGACGCCGAACTCTACCAAGGGCGCATGGAGGAGCTGGTGCGCGACGTCCGCCGTGACCTCGGCCGGCCCGATCTCCTCGTCATCCAGGTCGGGATCGCGACGGCACAGTACGGCGGCAAGTTCCTCGACCGCGTCAGGGAAGCCCAGAAGGCCGTCACGCTCTCGCTCCCGAATGTCAAGTACGTCGACGCCATGGGGCTGCCCATTGCGAGTGACAACACGCATCTTACCACCGAGGCTCAGGTCCAGCTCGGCAACATGCTAGCCAAGTCCTACATGGAAACTCTGTAAACTGCAATTTGTCAATCGAATGAACACATTGTTCCTACCAACATGTGCCTGTGCAAATGAGTCCATTGTTCAGGAAACCGACAGAGCAGGACATGTGTGTATCCTTAAATTCTGATGAGGTTTTGATAGTAATATTTACATCCCGTTACATCAGTTGCAAGACTAAGAATGACGAAAATCGTCATTTGCACCATCGGTAATAATGGTTTAAAAGAAATCTGAAAACAAAGTTTTTGGAAATGAAAAGGACAGAACTGTTTTCCAACCGAAGCAACCCGTCCATCACACACCTCAAGCCCTGATATTTTTTCCTCAAAGTTTTGAACTCCGATCTGTGCACTAAATGGGGCGTCGAAGTTTCCAACGCTTGAGCTCATCCCATCCTCCGATCCATGTCCTCTCACTCTATCACATGCCTTTAGCATGTGTTTGGATGGCGAGTCGAAGTGGATCGGGATGGATTCCATCCACTTCGACCTGCGTTTAGTTGCAATTTCGTGTAGATTGGGATGGATATGTATGGGAATATTTTCCACATATACGGATTGGAATGATTAAAAAATAAAGGCACCAAATCGACCCACTTCGATCACCATTTGCGCTGTGGTCTCGTCCGTTCGCGGAGGCAGGGAAGGGGCGCCTAGTGCGACGCGGAGGCGGGCACGGCAGCCGGCTCGCTGCTGCTCGTGGAGGCATAGAAGGGGCGCCAGGTGCGGCGCAGAGGCGGGCACAGCAGCCGGCGCGGCAGCGCAGGGGTGCGGGGACAAGCCGCGACGAGGACTCTGCGGCCCGAGGCGTGGACGGTGGGGCGAGCCGCGGCGAGGCCTTCGCGCCCGAAGCGTGGACAGCGGGGGCGAGTAGCTGCGAGGCCTCCACACGGCCAGGACGAGCACGGGGTAGCCACATGAGCGCAGGACGGTCGGGGCGAGCGCACAGGACGACCCGGTGTGCTCGAGCTCTTCTCATGCCATGAATTTCAGAAAGGAAAACTTCAATTCCAATGGAGAGAAATGCGATTCCGGTTGTCCTTGATATGGATTTGTGAAGATGAGTGCTTAATTGGATTCACCTCGACGCAACGAAGCTTGGACTCCGAGGGATTGAGCCAAGACTTCCCATAGGAGACTAAGTTCTTCGGTGACCATGCAATTGAAGGTGTTGTCCGGACAAGCTCGGAGTGGTGGGCGGCCGCGCGGTGCCAGGGTGGGAGAGTGGCGGGCGGTGGGCGGCCGCGCGGTACTATGGCGGGTGAGCCGGCTTGCGCAAAGCTGGCTGCGGCGTAGGCGCAGGCTGTGACCCGGGAGGGGCGACGCCGAGGTAGGGGTGGCCATCGGGTGCGGCGGTGCAGTGCAGGCGTGGATGTGGGCTGGCAGGAGGGCGGCCGAGTGGCGGGAGTGTCAGGACggcgcaagcaggagctggccaGTGGGAATGGTGGGGCTGCGGGAGTAGCCGGAGTAGGAATGTGCGCACAAGGAAGAAGGTGGTGTAGAGGATGATAGATGGACCCCACAGCTAATAGTACTAACCATGTTAGATTGCCATCCATCCCACCTCAACCATCTTGGTACCAAACGAATAATTAGAATAAATCTATCCCTCTCAACCAAATATGAGGTGGGTTTAACCTAACTCAAAAAATAGGGATGGATCCAATCCATCCCACTTGTTCCCCAAACCAGACATATGCATACAGTCTTATAGAGTACATATAGCAACTGCTCCTGCAACTTCCACCGGTTCCCACCAACATTGACTCTTCTCCTCACCACTCATTCTTGACTCGTCTTATCTTGGTGACAATAATGGTTTGGAGTACCATCCTCTTAACTTCATATTTTTGGAACGCGGTCATAAATTACATTTAGAATCACAACACAGAACAATGCAAATATGAAGCAATGATGCAGCCAGCCAGCTTTGCTCAATGATTCGGTCCAGATCCACTACAATCTCAATGGATGGCGAATCTTTCTCCATCCTGAGCTCCTCAACTCTCACTCTTTCTAATTCCTAGGGCTGTAAACGTATTGAATACAACCAGGTACCTACCGATACGAATACAAATAGTTTTTTCTCGGATTTAGATCAGGTAGTCAGATAAGATATGAATGGATATAGACATCATATAAATCCGACTTTGAGTATCTAGATTCACATAGGAAGTTAGTGTCATCAGTCCCTTGGAAATGCACTTGCATGGGTGGGTGATGACCAAGCCCGCCCTGAAAATGCATTTGCAGGAGCGGTTCATGGTTTGGTTGTCCCTTGAAATGCATTTGTTAGGATGGCTCAAAACTTGCTCCTGCAAATGCTCTATTTATAGTTGTGAAAAAATAAAAATGGACTGTCGAATTGTCGAATCGTGCTTATAGATACCATTTTACCCACTCTAAAAACGTTTTCTACAATAGTGTCCTGCAATTAAATGCTTCCCTCACGGATCTAGCTATCTCATGTCACAATCAGCTTGATTAAAGACTACTGTCCTTTGCCTCCTCTCTGCTTCAC
Coding sequences within it:
- the LOC112899423 gene encoding probable carbohydrate esterase At4g34215, which encodes MLYGSQQSLHSSLSGSIVQHQPPISSRSPSSILHPIQANRAEQAGSSVPAWAMAATLQPVLPCFMLLLLLTAGAAGAGRHAGGRTLVFILAGQSNMSGRGGATSGTWDCVVPPECAPSPRILRLSPALRWEEAREPLHAGIDVGNVLGVGPGMPFAHAVLAASGKVVPAVGLVPCAQGGTPLANWTRGTELYDRMVTRARAALAKCGGAGELAAMLWYQGETDAMKKEDAELYQGRMEELVRDVRRDLGRPDLLVIQVGIATAQYGGKFLDRVREAQKAVTLSLPNVKYVDAMGLPIASDNTHLTTEAQVQLGNMLAKSYMETL